The Ignatzschineria rhizosphaerae genome contains a region encoding:
- a CDS encoding PfkB family carbohydrate kinase: MADPIMGDLGELYSGLTPDLVAGVRAMLPLADLIIPNLTEALLILGKESEYHHATEERVFKWIQELHELGAKSVLITSVALEGAFFIFGYSHQENHYFKVPYKMVPIHFGGTGDIFTSLMANELLENPTTTMQKMVERSATTISKILIQEEKRPRGVIDEVFIQNYLEALQHAYRAD, encoded by the coding sequence ATTGCTGATCCCATTATGGGCGATTTAGGAGAGCTTTATTCAGGATTAACCCCTGATTTAGTTGCCGGCGTTCGGGCGATGCTTCCCCTTGCCGATCTCATTATTCCTAATTTAACGGAAGCTTTACTTATTCTCGGTAAGGAATCTGAATACCATCACGCCACCGAAGAGCGAGTATTTAAATGGATACAAGAACTTCATGAACTTGGCGCTAAATCAGTCTTAATTACAAGTGTCGCTTTAGAGGGAGCGTTCTTTATCTTTGGTTATAGTCATCAAGAGAATCACTACTTTAAAGTCCCCTATAAGATGGTACCCATTCATTTTGGCGGCACTGGCGATATTTTTACCTCGTTAATGGCAAATGAATTACTTGAAAATCCTACCACGACCATGCAAAAAATGGTGGAACGCTCCGCAACAACGATTAGTAAAATCCTTATTCAAGAAGAAAAACGCCCCCGAGGCGTGATTGATGAGGTCTTTATTCAAAATTACTTAGAAGCACTGCAACACGCTTATCGTGCCGATTGA
- a CDS encoding SulP family inorganic anion transporter: MYSKIRTINYKNELLAGLTVAMTMIPESLSFAILAGLTPLTGLYAAFLMGLITAIFGGRPAMVSGGAGATVVVLIALAALHGVQYLFAAIIIAGIIQILVGVLKWSQFVRLIPQPVMYGFLNGLAVIIFMAQVAQFQFDHDGVTKWLSGSTLYIMAGLTGLTIFIIWLFPKISKAIPPSLVAILVVFAVVYGFNIETKKVIDIASVSGSLPSFQIPNVPLTWETLMIVLPFSLVMAGVGLIESLLTLNIVDELTNTKGNTRRESIAQGAANITNGFFGGMGGCAMVAQTLINLNSGSKSRLSGIIAALTILLIILIGGPFIEQIPMAALVGVMMMVAISTFKWVSFGLIKRMPKGDIATLFIVTIIIIITHNLAIAVLIGVIIASLMFAWNNAVRIQAETTIDKMGYKTYKISGPLFFGSCTHFSEKFTPLEDPDKIIIDFAHSRIADMSAIETLRKIVNQYEAIGKTITFNNLNKESWRLLKASKLFP, translated from the coding sequence ATGTATTCAAAAATTCGTACTATTAATTATAAAAATGAACTCCTCGCTGGCTTAACCGTGGCGATGACAATGATTCCTGAATCACTCTCTTTTGCAATTCTTGCAGGATTAACGCCCCTAACAGGGCTTTATGCTGCTTTTTTAATGGGACTAATCACGGCTATTTTTGGTGGAAGACCGGCAATGGTTTCTGGCGGTGCTGGTGCAACGGTTGTGGTTTTAATCGCTCTTGCTGCGCTTCATGGCGTGCAATATCTATTTGCGGCGATTATTATTGCTGGAATAATTCAGATCCTTGTTGGAGTACTTAAGTGGAGCCAATTTGTCCGCCTTATTCCGCAACCTGTAATGTATGGTTTTCTAAATGGCTTAGCAGTTATTATTTTCATGGCACAAGTGGCACAATTTCAATTTGATCACGATGGTGTTACGAAATGGCTTAGCGGTTCCACGCTCTATATTATGGCGGGATTAACGGGATTGACCATCTTTATTATTTGGCTCTTTCCTAAAATTTCAAAAGCGATTCCGCCATCGTTAGTCGCGATTTTAGTCGTATTTGCGGTGGTTTATGGCTTTAATATTGAGACTAAAAAAGTCATCGATATTGCCTCGGTTAGTGGTTCGCTCCCCTCCTTTCAGATTCCGAATGTGCCTTTAACATGGGAAACACTCATGATTGTGTTACCTTTTTCCCTTGTTATGGCGGGCGTTGGATTAATTGAATCCCTACTCACTCTGAATATTGTTGATGAACTAACAAATACCAAAGGCAATACTCGTAGAGAATCAATCGCTCAAGGCGCTGCCAATATCACTAATGGTTTTTTTGGTGGCATGGGCGGATGCGCCATGGTGGCACAAACCTTAATTAATCTTAACTCTGGTTCTAAAAGCCGTCTTTCTGGCATTATTGCAGCGCTGACAATTTTGCTCATTATTCTCATTGGCGGTCCTTTTATCGAGCAGATCCCAATGGCTGCCCTTGTTGGGGTAATGATGATGGTAGCAATTTCCACCTTTAAATGGGTCTCTTTTGGGCTAATCAAACGAATGCCAAAAGGGGATATTGCAACACTATTTATTGTGACCATTATTATCATCATCACCCATAACCTCGCAATTGCCGTTTTAATTGGTGTTATTATCGCTTCTTTAATGTTCGCTTGGAATAATGCCGTAAGAATTCAAGCAGAAACAACCATCGATAAGATGGGCTATAAAACTTATAAAATCTCAGGTCCCCTATTTTTCGGTAGTTGTACCCATTTTTCAGAAAAATTTACCCCGTTAGAGGATCCCGATAAGATCATTATCGACTTTGCTCATTCAAGAATTGCTGATATGTCTGCCATCGAAACGCTGCGCAAAATTGTCAATCAATATGAAGCTATCGGAAAAACAATCACCTTTAATAATCTCAATAAAGAGAGCTGGCGATTATTAAAAGCAAGTAAGTTATTTCCTTAA
- a CDS encoding MGMT family protein, producing MEQTDDFAHQVYAIIAAIPEGKVTTYGTIARLAGLPTYVRQVCAVLRGIPSDSILPCHRIINGQGKITVTGETYQRHKKALLKEGVVFNKNDKIDFKVFGWNYPY from the coding sequence ATGGAACAAACAGACGATTTTGCCCACCAAGTCTACGCCATTATTGCCGCTATTCCTGAAGGAAAGGTCACCACTTATGGTACGATTGCTCGCTTAGCAGGACTTCCGACTTACGTTCGCCAAGTTTGCGCGGTACTTCGAGGAATCCCAAGTGATAGCATTTTACCTTGTCATCGTATTATCAATGGACAAGGGAAAATCACCGTTACGGGTGAAACCTATCAGCGCCATAAAAAAGCCCTTCTTAAAGAAGGGGTTGTTTTTAATAAGAACGATAAAATCGACTTTAAGGTGTTTGGGTGGAATTATCCTTATTAA
- a CDS encoding integrase core domain-containing protein, whose amino-acid sequence MNIHRKTKLTPFHREEIWRLHHQEKFTVTYLAERFMVSRPTIYKVLKQGRLNLFVPLASKNERYRTIKYGIKRLAKIEKSIEEKLKKRAKRYNKNYPGEMVHVDTKRLPLLKGDLKNRTREYLFVGIDDFSRELYAGIYPDKSQFSAAEFLRWDLLEQCPYTVECTYSDNGREYKGTSEHAFVEMCLTHKINQKFTKPACPQTNGKAERVIRTLMEMWHNQEEFISSDDRKKKLKRFLNYYNTVKPHKGINGLTPYEVLENYFNTEV is encoded by the coding sequence ATGAATATCCATCGAAAAACAAAATTAACGCCGTTTCATCGAGAAGAGATTTGGCGATTACATCATCAAGAAAAATTTACCGTAACCTATCTAGCTGAGCGTTTTATGGTAAGCAGACCTACGATCTATAAAGTACTAAAACAAGGTAGATTGAACTTGTTTGTGCCATTAGCTAGTAAAAATGAACGTTATAGAACAATTAAGTATGGCATTAAACGTCTTGCAAAGATTGAAAAATCTATTGAAGAGAAACTTAAAAAGAGGGCTAAACGTTATAACAAAAACTATCCTGGCGAGATGGTCCATGTGGATACTAAACGGCTCCCTCTTTTAAAAGGGGATCTTAAAAATCGCACTAGAGAGTATTTATTTGTAGGAATTGATGATTTTTCAAGAGAACTTTATGCCGGTATTTATCCTGATAAATCACAGTTTAGTGCTGCTGAATTTCTTCGATGGGATCTGTTAGAACAGTGTCCCTATACTGTAGAATGCACCTATTCGGATAATGGTCGTGAGTATAAAGGTACATCAGAACATGCCTTTGTCGAAATGTGTCTAACACATAAGATTAATCAAAAGTTTACAAAGCCAGCTTGCCCTCAAACGAATGGAAAAGCAGAAAGAGTCATTCGAACACTCATGGAAATGTGGCATAATCAGGAAGAGTTTATCAGTTCAGATGATCGGAAAAAGAAGCTAAAACGATTTTTAAACTATTACAACACAGTAAAACCTCATAAGGGTATTAATGGTTTAACGCCTTATGAAGTTTTAGAAAATTATTTTAACACTGAAGTGTAA
- a CDS encoding alpha-keto acid decarboxylase family protein, translated as MTIEIGKYLNYRLAEMGVAHVFGVAGDFNLSYLEQIIADEQLQFIGNCNELNGAYAADGYARSNGFSALVTTYGVGDLSAINGVAGAYAENVPVIHISGIPPLHAVNRGELIHHTLVDGNYQNIMNCMREFTVAQTRLTPENAGLEIDRVLKACFLTRKPVYIQLPSDITHLKIKAPKHPLDLSYPIGDPDVMQESVKVLSALISKAKSPVLLIDNEAHIFSVTDILMQLSKTHHIPYVCLSTAKNIMDESSPFYAGVYSGAVGDSKVRELVEGSDCLIGIGVRFSDAATGFFTHDISLKNYLSIAQYDINTPQKNFPGLDMTAFLTALNTAIVREKDKSSILPSYLPRTEDHQQELTTNEALTHHQLWGQIASFLKEGDVILGEVGASNSGLSGILLPKGASYLSQPLWGSIGYTLPALLGSMFAAPTKRHLLFIGDGSLQLTVQELSTIIRHGLKPIIFILNNGGYTIERLILGEKSLYNDIQNWKYQEIAPVFNGSDGYQSFQVKTGAELNATLDAIQDNEVLTVIELMLDPMDAPESLKVFGEVVGRYDYGDKIFEALV; from the coding sequence ATGACTATCGAAATTGGGAAGTATCTAAACTATCGCCTAGCAGAAATGGGGGTAGCGCATGTTTTTGGAGTGGCGGGGGATTTTAATCTCTCATATTTGGAACAGATTATTGCTGATGAGCAATTGCAATTTATCGGCAATTGTAATGAGTTAAATGGCGCTTATGCGGCAGATGGCTATGCTAGAAGTAATGGTTTTTCAGCCTTAGTGACCACTTATGGGGTCGGAGATTTAAGTGCTATTAATGGCGTTGCCGGTGCTTATGCGGAGAATGTGCCGGTGATTCATATCTCAGGTATTCCGCCGCTTCATGCGGTTAATCGTGGTGAGCTTATTCATCACACGTTAGTCGATGGTAATTATCAAAATATTATGAATTGTATGCGAGAATTTACCGTCGCCCAAACTCGCTTAACGCCTGAAAATGCAGGGTTAGAAATTGATCGGGTATTAAAAGCCTGTTTTTTAACTCGTAAGCCTGTCTATATTCAGCTCCCCTCTGATATTACTCATTTAAAGATTAAGGCGCCAAAACATCCTTTAGATCTGAGTTATCCAATAGGGGATCCTGATGTGATGCAAGAGAGTGTTAAAGTTCTGTCTGCTTTAATTTCAAAAGCAAAAAGCCCAGTATTACTCATTGATAATGAAGCCCATATATTTTCAGTAACAGATATATTGATGCAGTTATCGAAAACTCATCATATTCCTTATGTCTGTTTATCGACTGCTAAAAATATTATGGATGAATCAAGCCCTTTTTATGCAGGTGTTTATAGCGGCGCAGTAGGAGATTCAAAGGTAAGGGAATTAGTAGAAGGCTCTGATTGCTTAATTGGTATTGGGGTAAGATTTTCTGATGCTGCGACAGGTTTTTTTACGCATGATATTTCTCTTAAAAATTATCTCTCGATTGCGCAATACGATATTAATACTCCTCAAAAAAACTTTCCAGGACTGGATATGACGGCTTTTTTAACAGCACTTAATACCGCAATTGTCCGAGAGAAGGATAAATCATCCATCTTACCTAGTTATCTGCCGAGAACGGAAGATCATCAACAAGAACTCACCACAAATGAGGCCTTAACCCATCATCAGTTATGGGGGCAAATAGCCTCTTTTTTAAAAGAGGGAGATGTGATTCTTGGCGAAGTTGGTGCCTCTAATTCAGGTTTATCAGGCATCTTGCTTCCAAAAGGTGCAAGCTATCTCTCTCAGCCACTTTGGGGATCAATCGGTTATACCTTGCCGGCACTTTTAGGGAGCATGTTTGCAGCGCCAACGAAGCGCCATCTACTCTTTATTGGTGATGGCTCCTTACAGCTAACGGTGCAAGAGCTTTCTACGATTATTCGCCATGGGTTAAAACCGATTATTTTTATTCTGAATAATGGTGGCTATACGATTGAGCGATTAATCCTTGGTGAAAAATCACTCTATAACGATATCCAAAATTGGAAATACCAAGAAATAGCCCCAGTATTTAATGGCTCTGATGGTTATCAGAGTTTTCAAGTAAAGACAGGGGCTGAGCTTAATGCAACGCTAGATGCCATTCAAGATAATGAGGTCCTAACCGTTATAGAGTTAATGCTCGATCCAATGGATGCGCCAGAAAGTTTGAAGGTTTTTGGTGAAGTGGTGGGGCGTTATGATTATGGGGATAAGATTTTTGAAGCGCTTGTGTAA
- a CDS encoding Lrp/AsnC family transcriptional regulator: MDAFDLKIINTLQKDARLTNQEIGDLIGLSASQTSRRRQILEKEGIILGYNARINQRALDLKVTAMIHVNLHTHDAKSQLAFQELIAREERIHDAFTLSGDADFILKVVSESLEHLSDFISEKLLSSNLVGNVKSYIVLKTLKEQRHCMLSPKTKPSKSTI; encoded by the coding sequence ATGGATGCGTTTGATTTAAAGATTATTAATACATTACAAAAAGATGCTCGTCTTACCAATCAAGAAATTGGGGATCTCATTGGGCTTTCTGCCTCGCAAACATCAAGACGCCGGCAGATCTTAGAAAAAGAGGGGATAATCCTTGGTTATAATGCCAGAATCAACCAACGTGCCTTAGATTTAAAAGTCACAGCAATGATCCATGTGAACCTTCATACCCATGATGCAAAATCACAACTGGCATTTCAGGAGTTAATCGCACGAGAAGAGCGCATTCATGATGCTTTTACCTTAAGCGGTGATGCGGATTTTATTTTAAAAGTCGTTTCTGAAAGCTTAGAACATCTTTCAGATTTTATCTCTGAAAAGCTACTCTCTAGCAACTTAGTTGGTAATGTGAAATCTTATATTGTGCTTAAAACACTAAAAGAGCAAAGACATTGCATGCTCAGCCCTAAAACAAAACCATCAAAATCGACCATTTAA
- a CDS encoding TrmH family RNA methyltransferase, producing MKINHSEITSAANPKIKAIKKLEQKRQRDRESRFVIEGFHLVEEAIKHHADIEVILHLENADQTQLAGIESLLKQNAGNLSSDIEMISITESILTTLSQTPAPQGIMAVLKQPEQSLEDLLEPSQITALAKLATNRPLPHLLLLDNVQDPGNVGTMIRTAEAAGFKAVILGEGSADLYNDKTIRATQGALFQLPIIRGNLEVLLPAIHAANYESWVTTLEQATFYHELSKPQKCALIMGNEGQGVDLELQKFATTKVKIPMLGQSESLNVGIAAGILMYDLMKK from the coding sequence ATGAAAATCAATCACTCTGAAATCACTTCTGCTGCTAATCCCAAGATTAAAGCTATTAAAAAGCTGGAGCAGAAACGTCAAAGAGATCGAGAGAGTCGTTTTGTGATTGAAGGCTTTCATCTTGTAGAAGAAGCGATTAAACATCATGCAGATATTGAAGTAATTCTCCATTTAGAAAATGCAGATCAAACGCAACTTGCCGGCATTGAAAGCTTACTGAAGCAAAATGCAGGAAATCTTTCTAGTGATATTGAGATGATCTCGATTACGGAGAGTATTTTAACAACGCTTTCCCAAACGCCGGCGCCGCAAGGCATTATGGCAGTTTTAAAACAGCCAGAGCAATCATTAGAGGATTTGCTTGAACCTTCGCAAATAACCGCTTTAGCAAAACTTGCAACTAATAGACCATTACCACATTTACTGCTTCTTGATAATGTACAAGATCCCGGAAATGTCGGAACAATGATTCGTACGGCAGAAGCGGCAGGCTTTAAGGCGGTTATTTTAGGTGAAGGATCGGCAGATCTATATAACGATAAAACAATAAGGGCAACGCAAGGCGCGTTATTCCAGTTACCCATTATTCGGGGAAATTTAGAAGTCTTATTGCCGGCAATTCACGCCGCAAATTATGAATCTTGGGTGACAACATTAGAGCAAGCCACTTTTTATCATGAATTAAGTAAGCCGCAAAAATGCGCGTTAATCATGGGTAATGAAGGGCAAGGCGTAGATCTTGAACTTCAAAAGTTTGCAACAACTAAAGTCAAAATTCCGATGCTAGGACAATCTGAATCTTTAAATGTGGGCATTGCTGCCGGCATTTTGATGTATGATTTGATGAAAAAGTAG
- a CDS encoding AAA family ATPase codes for MRLSKVKLSGFKSFVDQTTFVLTGKLNGIVGPNGCGKSNIIDAVRWVMGESSAKQLRGESMSDVIFNGSERRKPSGMASIELIFDNDEGRLGGKWAEYQEISVRRTLDRDGKSQYFLNGTRCRRRDITDIFLGTGLGPRSYAIIEQGMISRIVESKPEDLRSFFEEAANISKYKERRHETELRIEHTRTNLERLTDIRLELGKQLSRLERQAATARRYQLLKREERTLCYAELHQQKTAVEDSMQSLINSHESEHDSFQEMVENLNQVITALFDQKKAFEDLEKIVTQKNQELYPYKQAVDHLQHELVRIKALEKRDLESQAEWQENGLRLEEEFTVSSLELETLQTTFEEAAFVIESEADLIWQGEEKLTAQKVTLETVQNEYTQIRDALKAVEQKLELNRHSLQFQEEKAARVVEERARLTATTKESSFTEEESSETLLLEETMILKTSELELLTADIEAKEENHLVLKRELQALEIEQRKLSASRNQLAGEVSMLEKMVVSEEKAGKSPLFEHLKVKEGWNGAVDSILRQQLLMATEKRAGKSYILGEKPFTFTDQHLGFYIESDLALGSLLSHIYIFNDEGLDPLAIEKQASFITLREELSLHEVIVTKSGLLFGPDWAIYSTEDANFGILARQRSLENAISEIAEIDERLELLDETLYEKDEALKALQMIIETSQKNVQKLSREQFELEKKLSLLMQAKSHHEKEQHRIESRLAELIKEDAATQTLLLALKAEIETQEFALISETERFEAVEERFEVLKVAYDADKKNLDHQRNLHLEKKRHQDALERSLVQMRERKLRAESELTILRERMANQQDKTNYAKQIQEAEEAKVIAEENLIQFESGLVEIMTEFEAAKEAIRLLEAEKVKHEATLSSQKDKLNQFSIKEAELKTKRQIYLEKWEALLVEISDEEVQEAVDNHADKAIAVLEAELEEKREAIQKIGAVNLVAITEAEELRERKEYLDTENNDLEEALRMLEKAINEIDDETRTRFMETFNAVNEDFSRLFPRLFGGGKAYLKLTEDDALTSGINIIAHPPGKKPGTIHLLSGGEKALTAMALVFGIFNLNPAPFCMLDEVDAPLDEANVRRLGELIDEMSEKVQFIFITHNKATMTISDSLIGVTMGEPGVSRLVSVNLKDAMEFVDE; via the coding sequence ATGCGATTAAGTAAGGTCAAGCTCTCAGGATTTAAGTCGTTTGTTGATCAAACAACCTTTGTGCTTACAGGTAAACTCAACGGTATTGTCGGTCCTAATGGTTGTGGTAAGTCTAACATTATCGATGCTGTGCGCTGGGTAATGGGAGAATCTTCAGCAAAGCAGCTTCGTGGGGAATCGATGTCGGATGTGATCTTTAATGGATCTGAGCGCCGTAAACCTTCTGGAATGGCATCGATTGAATTAATCTTTGATAATGATGAAGGTCGTTTAGGCGGAAAGTGGGCAGAGTATCAAGAGATAAGTGTGCGCCGAACACTTGATCGTGATGGAAAAAGCCAATACTTTTTAAATGGAACTCGCTGCCGCCGCCGGGATATTACCGATATATTCTTGGGAACAGGATTAGGTCCTCGTTCATACGCGATTATTGAGCAAGGAATGATCTCTCGTATTGTTGAATCAAAGCCGGAGGATCTGCGCTCATTTTTTGAAGAAGCGGCAAATATCTCTAAATATAAAGAGCGCCGCCATGAGACGGAGCTTCGCATTGAACATACTCGCACAAACCTTGAGCGCTTAACAGATATTCGCTTAGAGCTTGGAAAGCAGCTCTCAAGATTAGAAAGACAAGCCGCAACCGCGCGCCGTTATCAGCTTTTAAAAAGAGAAGAGCGAACGCTTTGCTATGCTGAGCTTCATCAGCAAAAAACAGCCGTTGAAGATTCGATGCAATCGTTGATTAATAGTCACGAGTCAGAGCATGATTCTTTTCAAGAAATGGTAGAGAACTTAAATCAAGTGATTACTGCGCTCTTTGATCAGAAAAAGGCATTTGAAGATTTAGAGAAGATCGTCACGCAGAAAAATCAAGAGCTCTATCCCTATAAGCAAGCGGTCGATCACTTGCAGCACGAGTTAGTGCGGATTAAAGCCTTAGAGAAACGAGATTTAGAATCGCAAGCCGAATGGCAAGAAAATGGTCTGCGCTTAGAGGAAGAGTTTACAGTAAGTAGCCTTGAGCTTGAAACCTTACAAACAACCTTTGAAGAAGCCGCGTTTGTGATTGAATCAGAAGCCGATCTTATTTGGCAAGGGGAAGAGAAACTCACTGCACAAAAAGTCACGCTTGAAACGGTTCAAAATGAATATACCCAAATACGAGATGCATTAAAGGCGGTTGAACAAAAGTTAGAGCTTAATCGCCACAGCTTACAGTTTCAAGAAGAGAAAGCGGCGCGCGTTGTAGAAGAGCGAGCGCGTTTAACGGCAACAACAAAAGAATCGAGCTTTACAGAGGAAGAGAGTAGCGAAACGCTTCTGTTAGAAGAGACGATGATTTTAAAAACAAGTGAGCTAGAACTCTTAACGGCCGATATTGAGGCAAAAGAGGAGAACCATCTTGTTTTAAAACGTGAGCTACAAGCTTTAGAAATTGAACAACGAAAACTATCGGCATCTCGCAACCAATTAGCGGGCGAAGTGAGTATGCTGGAAAAGATGGTGGTTTCTGAAGAGAAAGCTGGTAAATCACCCCTTTTTGAACATTTAAAGGTTAAAGAAGGTTGGAATGGCGCGGTTGATAGTATCTTAAGACAACAGCTTTTAATGGCGACAGAAAAGCGTGCCGGAAAAAGCTATATCTTAGGGGAGAAACCATTTACCTTCACTGATCAACATTTAGGTTTTTATATTGAGAGTGATTTAGCACTCGGCTCACTCTTATCACATATCTATATCTTTAATGATGAAGGGCTTGATCCTTTAGCGATTGAAAAACAAGCCTCTTTTATCACACTACGAGAAGAATTATCGCTGCATGAAGTGATTGTGACCAAATCAGGATTACTCTTTGGGCCTGATTGGGCAATCTATAGCACGGAAGATGCAAACTTTGGAATTTTAGCAAGGCAGCGTTCATTGGAGAATGCGATTAGCGAAATTGCCGAAATTGATGAGCGCTTAGAGCTATTAGATGAAACACTCTATGAGAAGGATGAAGCGTTAAAAGCGCTGCAAATGATCATTGAAACTTCTCAAAAAAATGTGCAAAAGCTCTCTCGTGAGCAATTTGAGTTAGAGAAAAAACTCAGCCTTTTAATGCAAGCAAAATCGCATCATGAGAAAGAGCAGCATCGAATTGAGAGCCGTTTAGCTGAATTAATAAAAGAAGATGCAGCTACGCAAACATTACTTTTAGCGTTAAAGGCGGAGATTGAAACACAAGAGTTTGCCTTAATTTCTGAAACTGAGCGTTTTGAAGCAGTTGAAGAGCGCTTTGAAGTGTTGAAAGTAGCCTATGATGCGGATAAAAAGAATCTAGATCATCAGCGGAACCTTCATTTAGAGAAAAAACGCCATCAAGATGCGCTAGAGCGCTCATTAGTGCAGATGAGAGAGCGTAAGCTTCGTGCAGAATCTGAATTAACGATTTTGCGTGAGCGTATGGCAAATCAGCAAGATAAAACAAACTACGCAAAGCAGATTCAAGAAGCTGAAGAAGCCAAAGTGATTGCTGAAGAGAATCTGATTCAGTTTGAATCGGGATTAGTTGAGATCATGACAGAGTTTGAAGCCGCCAAAGAGGCCATTCGCCTACTAGAAGCGGAAAAAGTGAAGCATGAAGCCACACTTAGTAGTCAAAAAGATAAGCTTAACCAATTCTCTATTAAAGAAGCTGAGCTTAAAACAAAGCGCCAGATCTATCTTGAGAAGTGGGAAGCGCTATTAGTAGAAATTAGTGATGAAGAGGTACAAGAAGCCGTTGATAATCATGCTGATAAAGCCATTGCAGTTTTAGAAGCTGAATTAGAAGAAAAGCGTGAAGCGATCCAAAAAATTGGCGCCGTTAACCTTGTGGCTATTACAGAGGCTGAAGAGCTTCGTGAGCGTAAAGAGTATTTAGATACAGAAAATAATGACCTTGAAGAAGCGCTTCGCATGCTTGAAAAAGCGATTAATGAGATCGATGATGAAACCCGAACCCGCTTTATGGAGACCTTTAATGCCGTTAATGAGGATTTTTCTCGACTCTTTCCTCGTCTATTTGGTGGCGGAAAAGCCTATCTTAAACTCACAGAAGATGATGCATTAACTAGCGGCATTAATATTATTGCCCATCCGCCAGGGAAGAAGCCGGGAACAATTCACCTCTTATCTGGCGGTGAAAAAGCCTTAACGGCAATGGCGCTCGTATTTGGAATCTTTAACCTTAATCCTGCGCCCTTTTGTATGCTTGATGAAGTCGATGCCCCGCTTGATGAGGCAAACGTTCGCCGCTTAGGGGAGCTAATTGATGAGATGAGTGAAAAGGTACAATTTATCTTTATTACCCATAACAAAGCGACGATGACAATCTCTGATTCCTTAATCGGGGTTACAATGGGGGAACCTGGCGTTTCTCGTTTAGTCTCTGTAAATCTTAAAGATGCGATGGAATTTGTGGACGAATAG